A stretch of DNA from Anopheles nili chromosome 2, idAnoNiliSN_F5_01, whole genome shotgun sequence:
AGTGGTGCAGTGATAGCCGCGGTAAGGCGGGACGATTGACGCACGGAGTCGGAAGcagttgttttctttttctggaTCGAGTGCACCCGCGAGTAAATCGTCTCCAGTGACACACCCCCACACGACACGCCTCAGGACGCCAAGCAACGAACCAGCCCTCGCCTGTGAGAAGGATTCGGCCGGCTGCGCAACAAGGACACCCACCGGAAGACAGCaaactagatcaaacatgtCCGGACCTTCGTCGTTAACCGGATCGGATGAGGAGGAGCAAACCAATTACCACACACCGGATGAGACCGGTCTTACGAAATCGCAGAAGGTGGCCCTAACGGCGGCGTGGAGCATCGTCAAGAAGGATCTGGTGACACACGGGCGTAACATTTTCGTGATGTAAGCATCCTCCCAAGCGCTCAAGCGTGTGGTTCTGTGCTTCCTATTTAACGCATTTTTCTTATtatcattctctctctctctctttctctctcacacacactcacacactctcttCTCGCGTGTGCGGTTTGACAGCTTTTTCGAGGAGTACCCACAGTATCTGGACTactttgatttttcctccggCGGTACGGGCGACCTCGCGGAAAATCGATCCCTCCACGCGCATGCACTGAACGTGATGAACTTTATCGGCACACTCATCGATTACGGCCTCAACGATCCCAACCTGCTCAAGTGCAGCCTGGTGAAGCTGGCCCGAAACCACCGGAGACGTAACGTTACCAAGTCGGACGTTGGTGTAGGTTGACCCGCCACACGCGAAAGCACCACCATCACGGTGTGACTCCTTCTGatcacgtttttctttttcttttttcttcccctcaCTGTGTCCTGTTGCACCACCAGGCCGTCGGAGGCGTGATTATGCGCTACTGCCTGAAGGCGCTCGAGCAGCATCGAACGAAAACGCTGGAGGAAGCGTTCGGCGCCTTCCTAGGGACGGTGGCGGCCGCGTTCGAGTGAACCGTCGCTCGTCCTTCtctcatcgccatcatcgcgCGTGTCATCATCCCTTCGGTGCGTCCGGAGGCGCCCGCGACGTCAACAAGTgaactcaaacccgtcgaaggCGAGCGCGGTATCGAAACTTTAAAAATCACGTCGCTCGCTCCCGTGCAGCCCGTGAGTGTGTTGGAGGGGTTGGCCGCAATGGAGGCGCACCCGATGGCCGGGCTAGATTGCTCTCTAGGCAAACATTCCTACGTGAAACGTGCGCTTTTTATGATCAGCGTAGAATAAAATTTGAGTATAGTAGCAGCGCGGTGTTGAGTTTTGTTGGGATTCCTGGCTCCAAGCAGGAGAGTACAAAACAGAACTAGATGAAGCGGCGAACGATGTGAATAGCACTTCGAATTATTTCAAGCAATTTGCTAAAGGGTTAGCTTTAAAATTGGTTTGGAATTTCCCTGCACTCGTAGAATGCAATTGATGAGGCCAAATGGATGACTCTAGCTCTAGTCTAGGTCGCAAATAACTCGTCGCTTTAATTCGCAGCTCTTCTCGTACGCGCCATAAAGCAATGAACAACGTGAACTGGTCTCGTCGGTGCCGGTTGATCGAACGAGCAAAGTTTAAGTCTAATTGAGTTCAATTAAAAGCAATAAAGAAAAGTTTGTCTAAGCGCCCGACGGTTCGAATCCGACATTCGATCGAACCGTATCACCGCGTCGTAGCCCGCGAACGGCAGGATGATTAATCTTGTCCCATTCTCCTTCTGCACCGTCGTCGGGTTGAAGGCCTCTCGCGTCTATTATCAGCAACTTCGGGCAACCATTGTGGGCCACGGTTGTGGTGCATGTGCCCGGAAATGCACCGGCACACGGTGGCCATTGCTCACCGGGGCGAGCAGGTCATAAATCGTGCATCGGCTCGCCGGCACGGAACACCGGTACGGCGGATATCCGCGATACCGTTCGGTGCCGTTTTGGGCGGAAGCGAACCGTTTTCGCGGATAATTTACTCCGCTACGGTTACCCGCCTTTTGCTAAGCGTTTCCGGTTCCCGTGGCGGGAGAAGTCTGGTTACGGTGAAGGATTTTATCCCggttggtgtttcttttttttgttgatttttttttcttctcctccccATCGGGTTCATGTGTCTGTTATTTGCTTCTGCCGCAAATCGATGGTTCATCACGTACGCTATCGACGttcttttgttcctttttcgaaCAGGGAACAGTGAAGCTGGATAGAGTGCCCTGGGTGACCCGGTTGGAATTAgtgaacggaaacggaacgcgGCACTAGGCTGAACAGAGGACCGAGAGCGCGATATAATTCTTTCGCTTGTTTCGCCAACATTTGGCATGGCAGCACGGGGGCGGTATCTTTCGTATTAGCTTAATTTAACACGAGCCAAAAGCGAATGGAGCAACTTTTACCCGCCAAACTAGCCGGCATGGTTGCCTGGACGgtgaatggaggcgcctggtgcttgaCGTGCTTCGCAAaggaatggaggcgcctggtcctTCGTACGGACCCACAGATACGAAATGGGAAACTATTTTAGTGCACGAAAGAATTCGCACCCAGCGTAAGTAAGCGATAAGAAATGGCAGTAAATCAGGGACATAACTTACTCGGCTGCTCGCCCCTGACGCGCATTGTTTGGACGTTCGCGCGCCAAAGGATaatggcgtttgtttggcgtGAACAAAGCAAACATCTTACGTTTACGGGTTTTTACGATGGACGCGGTAAAGCGACGCGATCAGCGAGTGGATGAGCGTTTTCGAGTGGATTCACAActcccatcatcatcatgaggCATTATGAAATGCATTGAAAGAGatgcccggttccggtgaggCCACGGCTTAGAGTAATTTGCGGAGTTTGGGAGCAAACAGCTCTCGGTTGGATTTTGTCACCAACGGCAGCACCGGATATGACAAAAGGTTACGTCTCACCCGGGCTGAATGCAAAAGTTTTCACCAAGCGTTCATTTACGCTAGCTGGcatgcgcttttctttcggatatgtggttcgtttttcacATCCCTCTTAGTTGAGCCTGGCGTCGATCACTGGCCGGCACCAGTTGCATGACCCATTCCGTGGAAGGAATGCCGGCAAAATGGGAGGGAAAGTTTCGCAACTTTCCCCACTCCCTTTGGATCCTCGTGCATCTTACGCCGGCTCTTATCGTGTCTCTGCTTTGCCGTCGGGCGTTTGTTACGGAGGTTTTTTGAATAATGGCTACCCGCCATGGCCATCAGCCATGCCCCGTCCTGGGTTTTTGGAATTAGGACGGAAGCCcgacggaaaataaaacaaatgagaTAATACTTGTTTGGAGCTTTCGGAGCACTTTCGACCCGGTTTCGACGCTTTCCGGACAGGCTTCTGCCGATTGTTTGGGAGGTGGATTTTCCGCTCGTTCACATCGCTTCACGTTTTCACCAAGTTCAAGTGTCGTTctcttttactctctctctctctctctctctctctctctctctcgcccttaTTATCATGGTTTGGGGATTTTCCATTCAAGCCCTTCGAAGCGGCGCAGTGGATTTGGTAGAGTAAGAAGCCCCCACAAACCCCCAGCCAGGGTGCACCACTTACAAATCACCTTCTTGTGGTGTGCCTCGAGTTCTGCGCCCTTCGACGGGCACTCATTTCTCGCAACCGTATCCCGTTACCCTTTGCGCATCGCTGTGGTGTGGTGGCTGACGATATTAAGCTCAAACTGACTGGAAAACAGATTAAAATCATTTGTTTCCCGGTCCACTGCCGGTCCAGTGCGGAGAAAAGACCCTTCAATCAATCATGGCCCAGTTCGTTAGAGCCCGACCCGGTCAAGCAGGACGTGATTCATCTCGTCGTCGCCCATCTTGGGCTGGGCTGAGCTGGTGATAATTGATTTTAACGCTCGTCGAACACCGTGGGAATGGCCTGTTGGTGCCGGTGAGTTCCGTGATGGTTGCAAGAGTGGCGATTAGTTCGTGAAATACGCAATGAACGTTAACGTGGTcatttggggtggttttcgcCCTCTCAAATGGTACggtattaaataaataaagctcGTACGAAACGCTCCATTCTATGCCACAGAAAAGCAAAGACAATCGATACCAGCAAGCCCGGCAACTCCGTAAAATGTATTGCCATTTCTGGCGAAAGTTTGCCCCGATAAATACCTCTCGTGTTTAAAGTTTAAACCCGGCATCGAGGCGCCCTCGTCGGGGCTGAAGCGCAcggtgaagtttttcttttattgttgCCTTACTAATTTaaaagttttctttccatcgctTCTTATTCCCCCGACGGCCCCATTGGGCGCCTATCTTGCGAACTCCGTGAACTATGGGCATAATTTATAACCGCCCCATCAAAGCGTCCGCCGGAACGGTTGCGGAATGTTCCGATCGTGAGCTGgagttgggtgggaaaataccGCGACCGTAGGATAATCTCGTTTTCACCTTTCAACCATTAATAATAATACCGTCGCTCGCTTACAATCGATTGCATCCGGGCGGTGgcggaaaactttcgcccaGCCTAATCGGGCCGAAACGGTGCCGAATGTAGcgattttatttatcaccACGAGCGCCCGCAACCGTCGCTTTCGCGGCAAGTGGTTGCGGTTTCAATTTATCATTCCGGTTCACTGGCGGTTACTGTGGGCGAAGGTTCGGGGAATTCTCTGTGCAAAAAGGTGTTCGAAACGGTAAAACTAGCGTCGAAAACTAATCAATCGAACGCGAGGCTGCTGAAAGGCGTCGGTTTCTTTTGCGTGCACGTGGTGAGATGTGTGAGAAGCGCCACCTGGTGGTGGGTGTGCGAACTTAATCTTGATCGCACATGAGGATGGGCAGAATAGTTTCAAGACGCATTTGATCTTGTTTTATGCCGAAAAAGAAGAGCATAATATACACGACGAacttaaaaaatctctaaaaatcatatttttgaaGTAAATATAACAAACCCTCAGAAAATTCGGTGTAATGCTTGCGTAAAATTCATGCATGTATAATGGGAGGCTTTCACTGATAGGGCACATTAGCTTAAATCGGTCTACACTGGAAAGTTCTCTACCGCATCCAATCGATTTGCTGCTTATCGCGGATCGTTGAAATAGCTACCCTAATGAGTGTGTGTCGGCACATTCAACGTACACATCGGTAATTGTAAACCATGCGGAAGTAACACTTTAGCACCGATCTGGTGCAAATGCCTGGTGTAACTTCACTGTGGAATATGTACTGAGAATATTTAGAAATAATCTATTTAATCTTTGTAGGTGTTCGAAACACACCTTTTACTAGTAAAACATTAACATTAGTTTTTAGAGTAACGTACACAATTTTCAAAgttattatttcaaacaatcaCGATATTCAAAGTTAGCATTTCAAATGCTTGGAGTTTATGGTTCGTTTGTTGAATAAACATTAACCCTGgtaatatatatatctttCCCATCAACATTTCTGCTAAACAAGGAACATAATACCACCGTTACACCAACCATCATTAAATTCTAAGCGAACCGCATCGTGCTCCAACGTGGCACAGTTTGGCTGCCACGCACCTTAACCGCTGTTCGAATAAATCAAGTGGAAATCGAACAACGCGATGAGATTGATTACTCAAACCCATGATTGTGGCTTCGGTCCATCAATCAGATGAGCCGCTGCGCCGAACAGGGCCCCAGTTGCTGACGCTAGACATTCGAACGTTTGGGCCTTGCGGTTTGTGCTTGGCGATCGGAGCCGTACTATTGGCGTATCTATTTTCGAAGCTCGAACGCTGGAGCGTAGAGCTGGTTGGTAGACGATTTCAAACCGGTTTACTCGTGCTGCCTTACATTGTTTTATCCCCCACGATGAAGTGGAGAGGTCTGTACAgtttatttgaaataaatttgatggATTTGGGAGAGGATTTATGGAGGAAAATATCATTCAACGCATCATACGTGCATATATTTCTAgaaaggtttatttttatcaatcaaAAAGCTTATTATACGTATATTTTTCAGCCAATATAAATCGAATCCTCCTTTCATAAAAGGCATACAACAAATACGCCACCAATACGTCGACTAACCCCGGTAGGTGGCGTGTTTGATAAGAAAATTAGTGCGCATTAATTTACTCCCCCCACGTACACCGAAGGGCCGCTAGGAGGAATCAATTTGCGTGTAAGCTGGTGTAATTCATTTCCTAGAGCTGCAGGCATTATGGTACGGGTGCCGGAACCCATAGGGCACCCGGAAAGATTCACCTTGGATTGGCGGATTAGATTAAATCCTTTCTCGAAAAACGGCCAAACTGACACCGCCCTGCAGCTCGCGTTCTTCCTACGCCACGGTACCAGAAATGCCAACGCTTCCGCCGGTCGGTAGGGATATTTTATTACGAACCACCGGAAAACTAATCTTTTTCCTATTGTACGATTTGCGAGCAGCGTGGGTCACACACCCTGCCACCGGGGACTTAACACTTTCCATTTCTAGGGTTATTAATTTCGGTCGCCACCGAGCCACAAGTCGTCGCGAACCGTGGGCGTTCGCATGCCTCCCGAATTGGGGGCGTGGGGTGtcctttaatttaaaattaattctcCAACGCGGTCCTCCCAGCCGGGCTGGAAAAAGGGTCTGAGAGTGGTGCTTCAGCGCGTTCCGGTCGCATGTCTGGTGGGTGATTTCTGAGCGTGAAAAATGCGACCTTTTCCCGTTCGTGGGGAGTGAGGACTTTACGTGAGGACACGAGAACCCAACAAAGGGGTCTTGGCGTGCGTCGGAATTCCGCAAAACCCAACGTGAACGTATGAGCACGACAACCTCGAACCATTCCATCGGTACCGGCAGTTTGTGGTTCGGCGTGTGAAAGAGCTCCAAACAGGGCGGAGGGTTGATCCGTAAAGAAGCAGGTTTATTGAAAAGCGGTCGATTCtggggaggtgaaaaaaaaggtgtcaGATTAAAATAttcccccacccaccagcaccattAGTGGTATTGAGTGAATGTTTAGGGTTTggcagtggtggtgggggtAGTAGCGCAAATTCAAAATCCAAATCCACACAGGTGCCCATCGACCAGCAAAAGCTTCACAGCATGTGGCCATAGCTCCATgctggagaagaagaaaaaaaagaaatctacaaaaagaaaaaaaagctgcgccTTCAGATTATAAAAGCACAAACCGCCAATCGAAAGGACCAACCAACGTCGGGCTGGAAACGTGCCGGAACGTGCCCGACCGTATCCTTACGCCAGCGAGTGAGCTTCCCTTCGgtggccgatttttttttcccccgtgggTCATTCCGAAGGCGCATGTATGTacataaaaattcaaatcacaGCATGCTTGCCGCTTTGTTACTGTCATCTTTACGTTGCCATGGAAATTGCTCAGCGCTCTGAGTattcgtgtgtgtgcggtttttttcttttcttttttttcacctttttccaCTCCGTGACACCAAACGATGAGCTGCTTCTCGATCTGGTATGGGGCCCGGTGTTATTACGGGCCACAACTGCAACGGCCCATCCGCTCCGCGGTCGCACGTGCAAACATGTGGCAGTCCGTAGatttgctatttgttttcgattatCATTCAAAtcggattgtgtgtgtgtatggatggtttttttctcctcccttTTCTGCAGTTTTTCTTGTAttcaagaaaggaaaaaaaacacgttcgaACACGGTGGCCTTGTATCGGGCACGTTGCTGTGCTATTTTTTGGTCCTCCCTCGTTACGTGTA
This window harbors:
- the LOC128730905 gene encoding hemoglobin-3, which translates into the protein MSGPSSLTGSDEEEQTNYHTPDETGLTKSQKVALTAAWSIVKKDLVTHGRNIFVIFFEEYPQYLDYFDFSSGGTGDLAENRSLHAHALNVMNFIGTLIDYGLNDPNLLKCSLVKLARNHRRRNVTKSDVGAVGGVIMRYCLKALEQHRTKTLEEAFGAFLGTVAAAFE